A genomic stretch from Paraburkholderia dioscoreae includes:
- a CDS encoding cytochrome P450 — translation MSTPAAATSLESAFAGVADNYKGSDVDLHAIYRDMRRNSPVIAEDFMARLGVPNIAGLDANRPTFTLFKYKDVMSVLRDATNFTSGFIAEGLGAFFDGLILTGMDGEVHRRARSLLQPVFMPDVVNRWRETKMAPIVRNEYIEPMVPKRRADLMDFGLHFPIRLIYSLIGFPDNRPEQIEQYAAWALAILAGPQVDAEKAAQARKAAMEAAQALYDAVKLEVTEVRKNGAQGDDLICRLIRAEYEGRHLDDHEVATFVRSLLPAAGETTTRTFGSLMVALLERPELLARVRADRSLVPKAIDEAVRFEPVATFKVRQAAQDTEIGGFSIPKGAMVQCIVSSANRDEEVFENSESFDIDRKLKPSFGFGFGPHMCIGQFIAKVELSVAVNTILDLLPNLRLDPDMPKPQIVGAQLRGPHALHVIWD, via the coding sequence ATGAGCACACCCGCCGCAGCAACTTCGCTCGAGAGCGCCTTCGCGGGCGTTGCGGACAATTACAAAGGCAGCGACGTCGACCTGCATGCGATTTATCGCGACATGCGCCGCAATTCGCCGGTGATCGCGGAAGACTTCATGGCACGCCTGGGCGTGCCGAACATTGCCGGTCTCGATGCAAACCGGCCCACGTTTACGCTGTTCAAGTACAAGGACGTGATGTCGGTGTTGCGCGATGCAACGAATTTCACCAGCGGCTTCATCGCCGAAGGACTCGGCGCGTTTTTCGACGGATTGATCCTGACCGGCATGGATGGCGAAGTGCATCGCCGCGCCCGCTCGCTATTGCAGCCGGTGTTCATGCCGGACGTGGTGAACCGCTGGCGCGAAACGAAAATGGCGCCGATCGTGCGCAACGAATATATCGAGCCCATGGTGCCAAAGCGCCGCGCCGATCTGATGGATTTCGGCCTGCATTTTCCGATCCGTTTGATCTATTCGCTGATCGGCTTTCCAGACAACCGCCCCGAGCAGATCGAACAATACGCGGCGTGGGCGCTGGCGATTCTGGCGGGTCCGCAGGTCGACGCGGAAAAGGCCGCTCAGGCCCGCAAGGCGGCGATGGAGGCCGCTCAGGCGCTCTATGACGCGGTGAAGCTCGAAGTGACCGAAGTGCGCAAGAACGGCGCACAAGGCGACGATCTGATTTGCCGGCTGATCCGCGCGGAATACGAGGGCCGTCATCTCGACGATCACGAGGTGGCGACCTTCGTGCGCTCATTGCTGCCGGCGGCCGGCGAGACCACCACGCGCACGTTTGGCTCGCTGATGGTGGCGTTGCTGGAGCGGCCCGAACTGCTCGCGCGGGTGCGGGCGGATCGCAGCCTTGTGCCGAAGGCAATCGACGAAGCTGTGCGTTTCGAACCGGTGGCGACGTTCAAGGTGCGTCAGGCGGCGCAGGACACCGAGATCGGCGGCTTCAGCATTCCGAAGGGCGCGATGGTGCAATGTATCGTGTCCTCGGCGAATCGCGATGAAGAGGTGTTCGAGAACAGTGAGAGCTTCGATATCGACCGCAAGCTCAAACCGTCGTTCGGCTTCGGTTTTGGTCCGCATATGTGCATCGGACAGTTCATCGCCAAGGTGGAACTCTCGGTGGCGGTGAATACCATCCTTGACTTGCTGCCGAACCTGCGGCTCGATCCGGATATGCCGAAGCCGCAAATCGTCGGTGCTCAGTTGCGCGGACCGCACGCGCTGCATGTGATCTGGGATTGA
- a CDS encoding 2Fe-2S iron-sulfur cluster-binding protein gives MPKLSYIAHDGTRVDVDAAVGATVMQSALERNIAGISGDCGGACQCCTCHVFVEETWQHRLPPVDDMEDAMLDSTAEPRRANSRLSCMLTMNADLDGLVVHLPASQI, from the coding sequence ATGCCCAAACTTTCATACATCGCGCACGACGGCACGCGTGTCGACGTCGACGCAGCCGTCGGCGCGACAGTGATGCAAAGCGCGCTTGAACGCAACATCGCCGGCATCAGTGGCGACTGCGGCGGTGCATGCCAATGCTGCACGTGCCATGTGTTTGTTGAGGAAACGTGGCAACACAGATTACCGCCGGTCGACGATATGGAAGACGCGATGCTCGACAGCACGGCAGAGCCGCGCCGGGCCAATAGCCGCCTGTCGTGCATGCTGACCATGAATGCGGACCTCGACGGTCTTGTCGTGCACCTGCCCGCTTCGCAAATCTAG